From the Synechococcus sp. HK01-R genome, one window contains:
- the pyrE gene encoding orotate phosphoribosyltransferase: MSTPSPAQNDARDPLLTRLAREAYRHGRFTLASGRSSDHYVNCKPVALSGSGLAMLGPAMLHLVEADALAVGGLTLGADPLVSAVAMAAAQSGRPLDALIVRKEAKGHGTGAWLEGPLPPAGSRVTVLEDVVTTGGSSIKAVNQLRDAGFVVNRVVTIVDREEGGAAAMAAADLELMSLFRLEQVAARAKELAA; encoded by the coding sequence ATGAGCACTCCATCCCCCGCCCAGAACGACGCGCGCGATCCACTGCTCACCCGTCTGGCCCGGGAGGCCTACCGCCATGGCCGCTTCACCCTGGCCTCCGGACGCAGCAGTGATCACTACGTGAACTGCAAACCGGTGGCGCTCAGCGGCAGCGGACTGGCCATGCTTGGGCCCGCCATGCTTCACCTGGTGGAGGCGGATGCGCTGGCGGTAGGAGGCCTCACCCTCGGCGCCGATCCACTGGTGAGCGCCGTCGCGATGGCCGCTGCCCAGAGCGGCAGACCGCTGGATGCCTTGATCGTGCGCAAGGAGGCCAAGGGCCACGGCACCGGCGCCTGGTTGGAAGGACCGCTCCCACCGGCTGGCAGCCGCGTGACCGTGCTCGAGGACGTGGTCACCACGGGCGGCTCATCGATCAAAGCCGTGAACCAGCTGCGTGATGCCGGCTTTGTGGTGAATCGGGTGGTGACGATCGTCGACCGGGAGGAGGGGGGTGCAGCAGCCATGGCCGCTGCCGATCTGGAGCTGATGAGCCTGTTCCGTCTCGAACAAGTGGCTGCCAGGGCGAAGGAGCTGGCGGCATGA
- a CDS encoding occludin/ELL family protein → MSSLRSTLETSVARLPLSLVLLALGGLAAPTAWANPVVCTTSLEAPAPLSPSTDTAPAPVEVTHCGPVERTDQLVVNRFYTWTAPYARGVDLLHQVTDLLGIAVAGPEGNRVMGLGFPDQTIVWDGSALQNTYQVLLEEQSSPIPWRTVDLSSGFSGSLAGDQPVQRLAPEPSSVPPVRGLW, encoded by the coding sequence GTGTCTAGTTTGCGCTCAACCCTGGAAACCTCTGTGGCAAGGCTTCCCCTCTCTCTGGTCCTGCTCGCTCTCGGCGGTTTGGCAGCACCGACGGCCTGGGCCAATCCGGTGGTTTGTACCACCAGCCTCGAGGCACCGGCGCCACTGAGCCCTTCCACGGACACTGCTCCGGCACCGGTGGAGGTCACCCACTGCGGACCGGTGGAGCGCACGGATCAGCTGGTGGTGAACCGCTTCTACACCTGGACAGCGCCCTACGCCCGGGGTGTTGACCTGCTCCATCAGGTCACGGATCTGCTGGGCATCGCCGTGGCCGGCCCGGAGGGCAACAGGGTGATGGGGCTTGGTTTCCCCGATCAGACCATCGTCTGGGATGGATCGGCGCTCCAGAACACCTACCAGGTGCTCCTGGAGGAGCAGAGCTCGCCAATTCCTTGGCGGACGGTGGATCTGAGCAGCGGTTTCAGTGGCAGCCTCGCTGGCGATCAGCCGGTGCAGAGGCTCGCTCCTGAGCCATCGTCGGTTCCGCCGGTTCGCGGCCTGTGGTAA